GCTCTGCGCGCAGTTCTGCGATCGCGGGGCGAAGGGTGGTTGACCGTTCAAACTGCTGTCCGAATTCCCACGCTGCGGCCCACTTTGCCGGATCCGGGTCGGCAAGTTCTTGTGCGCAAGACAGCAGGGCTGCGGAAATTCCCCCGGGGGTCAAATCTTGGGCTTCAAACCAGAGGGGGTAGTGCCGGAGCATCGTTGAAGCAGCACTGTCGGTTGCATGAACGGACACAATCGGCAGCCCAGTGGCGATGTATTCTGCCGTCTTCCCACCGGTCACATACTTGCCCGGCGGCAGTATGAGGAGGAGCGCATCGACGCTCCGGTAAAAGCTGGCCACGTCCCGCTTGGAGATGGGTCCTTCATAAGCGAGGCCGCGGTGCATTCCCGAATTGAATATTTCCAGGACATCTGCCGGAACCAGCCCAGTGGGGCTTAGTTTCCCGCGGAAGACTGCATGGGCTATCTGCGCAGCCCCCTGGCCAAAGGCGGCGTCCCATCCCATCAGGAACTCTGCCAGGGGAACGGCGGTGTACTGAAGCGTGCCCAGGTAGCCGATGCGTGGTTCCAGGGTTGCGTTGGCCGCGGGGCGACCATGGCCCGGCTGCGGGTCGAAGCCGTTGGGCACCACTCGCATGGTGCCGCTTGTGTCGGGGTACCTGCGGGCGTATTCGTCGCGAATGGGGTCATTCACGTACCACGTCTGCAGCGCCCCTTTCAAATATTCATGTTCCAACAGGCCGCGCTCCGATGTGGTGGCGAAGATCTCCGCGCCGGTGAACGTGCTGAATGACCAGGCGTCCCGGTAGTCGAGAACGTAGGGGACGTCTGCCAGTTCGCGGGCTATTTTGTACGACACGTAAGGGGCTGCGGACGCCATGACAAGGTTGACCGGGTGCTGCCTGTGGATCCGGTGCAATGCTTCGCTGGCGGGCGCAAACCAGGATGCGTGGAAGTCCTCGGGGAAACCTTTGCGGCTGCGGCGGCGAAAAAGTTCCTTCCAGATATAGGGCGCCTCGATCCGAAGCCGCGAGTAGCGCCGAAGGTCACGGCGGTTGGGCTCCTCCGAACCGCCGTCGGATGCGTGGACCACCTTGATCCGGGGGTCAACGGACTCCAGCAGGCGGTTGTCCGTTCCCGTGACTTCGGCCCAGATGCCGGCGTCCACCGTCAGGACGGTGACGTCCCAGCCTGCTTCGGCGAAGCCGTTGGCCACCGCGGTGCACCGGTAGACCGACGATGCAGAGCTCGGCGGAAATGCAAATGATATGTAGAGAAGGTGCGGCCGGTTCACCCTGCAGCCTCCAATACCTTCCTGTAGCCCGCTTCGAGCCGCGGCAGAAGCGCCGCGGGTCCGTGGTTGTCACGTATGTAGGTCACGCTGTCGAGCCTGCGCGACAACGCCGGCGGGTCGGAGAGCGATTCGCGCACCGCGTCCCCTACGTCCGTCCGGGCCACGGACACCGTCGCGACGTCGGCCGAGTAGCCGGCATGCTGGTCGGCAAAGATGGTGGGGATGCCCATTCCCATCGCTTCCAACTCGCTGGTGGCTAATATGCCGGCGATTTGCCCCACGGCAACGTGGGCGTGTGACATTTCGCGCAAGTATTCTGCCTTGGGCATCTTAGGAAGCAATTGCACGCCCATGGCTGCGACCTCCGGCGCCCGGTCGCCCCAGTCCAGGCCGACGATGTCAACCTCCATTCCAGCCAGGGCAGCTACCACGTCGGCGGCAGTCTGGACCCATGCATCGCCGCCCTTGGACGCGTCCCAGCGTGACGGGAAAAACACACGGGGCCTTTCCGCCGGCGCCCAAGTGGGGAGCTCGGCAATATCGACGGGAATGGGCATGTACTCCGCATCAGCCCGTGCGCGTTCCGCCTTTTCCCGGTTGTCCGGTGTGGCATACCAGACATGCCCGGCACCATCCACATCGGCCTTGATGACGGCGTGGTGCTGCTCTTGCCAATAGTTTTCCCGGATGTCGGTGCCGTGGAGGGTCAGCGCGTACGGGCGGGCAAACCTGCCACGCGCCCATTTTGCCCTGCCGCCCATATTTACGTGCCACAACTGTGTCCGTGGGTAGGCCGACGCCTGCTCCAGGAGGAAGCGGTAGTAGGCGGCTTTAGTGCCGCCGCGCGTCCAAGGTCCCTGGATGATCTTCCACGGCTTCCCCTGCCGCTGTCCCTCCGTGACGAAGGTTTTGCCAACATCGGCGCAGTCGAAGAGTTGCGTCACACGGATTTCCTTGTTCATGCCATACATTCTCGCATTGAACCCGCCGCCGCCAGCGTCCCGGGGCACACCTGCAAGGCGTGCCCCAGGCAACCCCCGTAGTATGGGATGGATTCTTCCACTGCAGTTCTGGAGTAAAACTTGAAAAACTTGCGACGCACACTTGGCCAATTGCTGCCGCTGCTGCCCGCCAACGCGAGAAAATTCCTGTATATTTTCGCAGCGTCATCGTCGGTGCTGGTCTTAGTCGACGCAGGCGCACTGGGTGTATTTGCCCTCGTGTTGAACCAGATCATGCAGTCGCAAAGTTCTGGCAACCCCATGAAGCTGCCGGTACTCGGCAGCATCTCCGACAACATCGGGCTGGTTCTGCTTGTGTGCTCGGCCGCGGTGATGATCTTGAAGTCGTTCCTGAACATCTGGCTCCAGTGGGTGTCCACCCGCAAGTTTGCCGACTACGAATTGGAAATCGGGACGGTCCTCTTTCAAAGCTACATCCGGGCACCATGGACGTCCCGCCAAAACCGGTCGACCACGGAATTGGTGCGCATGATCGACGTGGGCATTGCCAACACCATCGCCGGGGTGCTGTTTCCCGCTGTGGTTCTGCCGTCCCAGGCCCTGACGTTCGCATCCGTGCTGGTCATTCTGGTCGCCGCCTCGTGGCAGACAGCTCTCATCACGGTCCTCTATCTTGGCCTCATCGCCGCATTCCTGTATCTCTACCTGTCAAAGAAGTCATACGAGGCCGGCCGCGTCAACCGCGATTCGGCCATGCGAATGTCGACGCTTGTTTCGGAGATGCTCGCGGCGCTGAAGGAAATTACGCTTCAGGACAAGGCCGATGAAGTAGGCGACGTTGTCTACCTGAGCCGAGAGAAGGCCGCAAGGTCCCGTTCCAACATCCGTTTTCTCGCGGCTGTGCCGAAATTTGTCATTGACATGGCACTGATCGGCGGCTTTCTGCTCATCGGGACCGTCGGATTCTTCAACGGCGGGATTGGCGCAGCGATGACGTCAGTGGCGATCTTCGCCCTCGCGGGGTTCAAAATGGTTCCAGCGCTGACCACCATCCAGTCCCAGGTGACGCTGGTCCAGTCCACGCTTCCCTATACGGAACTGGTCATGGCCGACATTCGGGATGCCGAAGATTTCCGTAAAAATGCCGAAAAACTGGGCAGAACACCCATCAGCAGTGAACCGAAAATTCTTGAGCTGCGCAACGTTGAATTCACCTACCCCGGGGCAAACCGACCCGCCGTGACAGATGTCAGCCTGCGGATTCCCCTTGGCACCTCGGTGGGCGTGGTGGGACAATCTGGAGCCGGTAAATCAACGCTGATAGACATCTTCCTAGGCCTGTTGGTGCCTTCCGCCGGCTCCATGACCCTCGACGGCGTGCCGCTGGAGGACGTGCTGGCCGCCTGGCGAAAGCGCGTCGGCTACGTGCCCCAGGAAGTCGCCATTTTTGACGGTACGGTGGCCCAAAACGTTGCATTATCCTGGGGCTCTGACATCGACGAGGACCGCGTGCGCGTTTCGTTGCAGCGCGCCCAGCTGCTGGAGACCATCGAGGCACGCCGCGGGGGCATCCACGGCCGGGTGGGCGAGCGAGGCGGGTCCCTCTCAGGCGGCCAGCGCCAACGCCTTGGCATGGCCAGGGCACTCTACCTGGACCCCCTGGTGCTGGTGCTCGACGAAGCCACCAGCGCCTTGGACACGGCCACGGAAGCCGCGGTGGCCGCGGCCATCCACGAACTCCAGGGGGACGTGACCGTCATTTCAGTCGCCCACCGGCTCTCCACCATCCGCGACAGCGCCCAGGTCCTTTACATGAGCGAGGGCACCATTGAGTCCCGGGGGACCTTTGATGAAGTCGTTGCAGCGAATCCCAATTTCGCCCAGCAAGCGGCGTTGGCCGGATTGACTTCCTTGGAAACTGCCGTTGAACCCCGCCTAAAGTGATAAGCCCCGGTCGTCCGTGTCCCGCTCAGCGCCCCGCAACGAGCGCCGCGGCAGCCCTCGCGTTGACTGCCGCATCGTAGTCGCGCGCCCATAGGGCCCGCGGATCGTAGGTTTGCGGTGCGGCGGTGAGGACCCTTTCCAACGCCTCCGTTAGTTCCGGGCCTTTAAATGCCGCCCGAATCAGCTCCCCCGTTTTGAGCCCTGCGCCGACGATTTCAGCGGTTCCGCCCACATCCGTCGCAACCACGGGAATGCCATACGATATGGCTTCCATGATGCTGACGGGCAGGCCTTCCGACGCGCTGACATTGACGAAGGCCGCGATGCGCCGTGTCCGGTAAAACTCCATAATCTGCTGGTGCGGAGTCGCCCCGCGAATGTCGATGGAAAGTCCTGGCCGATCGATTCGGGCCGCCCGTTGGCGCAAATCGTCCTCCAACACCCCGCCACCAAAGTGGATCCAGGTCACAGGGGAATCGAGTGGCAACTGTTCCAGTGACTCCAGAATTCGGTCAACACGCTTGACCGCGATGAGGTTCGAACAGCTGACGATGGTTCGCCCGGATCCTTCAATCAGGGGGCCCTCGGCTTCGACGGGCTTCGCCGTTCCGAGGCGGCTCACAAATATCTTGCTGTCCAACCGTTCCCCCGGGTAAGTGTCGAGCAGGTGGCGCCGGGCGGATTCTGAAATGGCCAGGATCCGGTTGGCCCGTTCAAACAAGGAGGGACGGAACGGCAAGTAGCCGGATTCTGCTTCGTAGAGGTCGTAGCGGTGCAGGCGCAGACTGACACTCCTGATTTCACGGGGCAACCATGGGACCAGCAGTCCCGCCCCCATGCCCCAAAAGCTGTAGACGCTCGTTTCGGCATTCGGCCTCAACAAGGAGCGCCGAAGCCGGGGATCGTGCGCCAGCGTCATCCCCACGGCGGCCGCCGAAAGGAATCGCCCGGCATGGCATGCGAGCCGTCGGGCCCGCAGTTCGTGAATCGTAATCTGGAGTGACCGGGCCAGCAACGATGGGGAGCCACAGGCCTTAATCTTGGCTGTGCGGGAGCTCCCGTAGAGATTCCCGCCATAGACAACATTGGGTGGCATCTCAACGATCGTATCGGCGGCGCCAGGCGTGTAATTGAATACTTCAATTTCATCAAAGCGGGCCGCCAGGGCAGCTATTTCGCTGCCCACAAACACATGGTCACCCTGTGAGTAGGGATATTGGTTTGCCAGCAAAACCAGCCTGCGAAGAGTTGTCACGTTAGTTGTCCCTGGATTTCATGCGTTGGATTCCATGACCGGCAGTTGCCAGATACAAGAATTTGGGCGGCCTCAGGCCCGGGCAATGGCGGACGCATATGCCTCGTCGAGAAGTGCGCCCACGGCGGCGGGCGCGAACCTGGACCGGATGGGTGCTGCGATGTCCTCAGCAGGCACGTTTCGGAATGCCTCCGCGGCCTCCAGGACAGCTCCCCCAAGGACTTCCGGCGTGACCTCTTCGACGAGCCTGCTGTTGGACATGTCCGCGTAGTCACTGAAGCCGCCCACGCGCGTCGCCACCACGGGCCGGCCGGCGGCGAGCGCTTCCGCCGCGGACGTAAAAAAGTTCTCCTGCGCGGTGGGAAGGAAAAACAGGTTCGCTGCAGACAGGTACTCGGTCACCTTGGCCGGCCGCACCGAACCCGCCAAGACGACCCGGTCCGCCAGGTTCAGCTTTGAAACCAACGCGTCGCACTCGGCGCGTTGGGGCCCGTCCCCCACCCAGGTCAGGTGCACGTCCGTGCCGCGGTCGCGCAGCCAGCCGACGGTTTCAATGGCGGCCAGGGGGCGCTTCCGGGCGATGAGCCCGCCCACGGCGACCAGGCGCAGCGGGGTGCCGAACTCGGACGCCGCGACCTGCCCGCGGCTCTTCACCACACAGGGCACCACCCGCGCGGCATGCGGCCGGGCAAAGCGCTGCATTTCCGCGGCGAGCTGGCCCGTCACGCCCGTCACCACGTGGGGGAATCGCAGCACGTGGCGCAATCCGGCGAGCCTCTCCCAGAGAGGCGAAACGCTGGCGGGGTTGACCACGCCGTTCCAGTGCTCGGTGTGCACCCAGGGACGTCCACGGGCCGCCGCGGTGCGGGCCCCCCATGCTGGCAGGGCGAGCAGGATGGCGGAAAATGCCATGGTGTGGACCACGTCGGCCCACGCCATTTCCCGTGCCAGCAGGCGTTCGCAGGTCAACACGCTTGCAGGGTGTCTGGGGTCCGAGAGGACACGGCGTACCGGGACTCCTTCCCACTCGCCGTTGGCGGTGCCGGGCATGGCCAGCGCGGTCCCGAGCCGGACGTGGATCACGCGCACCTGATGGCCCTGGCCGCGGATGGCTTCGACATGCTCGGCGTTAAACGGCGCCTCTGCGGGGTTTTCATCATGCGGGTACCAGGTGGCGATGACCAGGATCTTCATGCGTTCCTTGAAGGGGTTCGGCGGTGAATGGGCTAGGCGGACAAGACGTTAGGAAACTAGTGCAGAGGCGCTCATAAATCGCAAGGGGGCTTCCGGGTGCAGCAGCTGCGACAGGTCGCGCGGCAGCCACGTGCGCGGGTTCGTGAAGGTGCGTCGCGCATTGGCCATGGACTTCATCAAGGCGGGGTCGGCCTCCCGGCGCGCCACCGCATCGAGCAGTGACCGGTCCGCCACGGAGAGCGGACGTGCCGCCGTGGGTGCGGCGAACAACAGGGTGCGGGCCACCAAGGCCATCGCGGCGGCGTCGGCGGCACCCCACGTTCCGGCGTCGGCCCGCAGGAGCACGTGTCCAAACAGGTGGACGCGAATGAGCTTCGTCACGATGGCGGACCGCTGCGCGCAACCCAGGCCGGCAAACCAGTCCGATTGCACCAGGTCCGTGGCAAAGGCCAGGTCCTCCGTGACGCTGCGGGGCGTTGCCGTCACCCGGACCGCCGCGTCGTCGTGCACCAGGTAGCGGGGCAGGCCGCGGCCGTAGCTCACACTGGCCCCGGAGAACCAGAGTTGGGCGGAGAAGGACTGGTCCTCCCCCGTGGCGTACCGCGTGGGGAAGTCCAGGCCCAACGAACGAACCAGCGAAAGGCGCATTAGTCCCAGCGGTGCGGTGCGGTACGTGAGCCTGTCGGCCACCGGATCGAGTGCGGAACTCTTGTTGCGGCGGACCACGGGCGTCCGGATGGCTGCCCCGCCGGCATGGGCCATCGGAACGATCAAGACGTCGGCGCCGTCCCGATCGGCAGCCTCCACCCACCGCGCCAGGGCGCCCGGCTCGAGTGAATCGTCGCTGCCCATGATGGACACCCAGGTGCCGGCGGCCAGGGAAATGCCGTGGTTGAAGGGGCCTGCCGGACTCTTGATCCCGTCCGCATAGTGCACGAAGCGGACAAGGTCCCGGTGTTCGGGCGCCACACGGGCTCGGATCGGCTCCACTTCAGTGTTGTGGCACACCACGGTGACCCGCAGCCTCTGTGCGTCCTCCGGGCCCGTCGGGAGTCCGGACGCCATGAGCGACGCGACGGTGCGCTCGATGGGCCTGTCCGGGGTGTGCACGGCAACCACCACGTCGACCAGCACGGAATCCTGAGAATTGTTCTCCACCCAGTAAGGTTATCGCGGAACCAAAGGAACCAAGCCTGCACAGGAGAGCGCGGCCATGAGCCAAAGCATTGAAGTTGTCATACCGGTGCATGATCCGGCACGGCCACTGGAACGGGGCCTGCGGTCCATCCTGGCCCAGCGTGCCGGGCTCGCGGCCCTCGGCGTGGAACTTGGGGCCACCGTCGTCTGCCACAACATCCCCGTCGAGGCCATCAAGGAAGGCCTGCCCCCCGGTTTGGCGACGGACGACGCCGTCACCTGGCTTGGGCACATGGACGGCGTCAAGTCCCCCGCCGGGCCTCGCAACGCGGCCCTTGACCGGAGTTCAGCCACTTTCTTGTGCTTTTTGGACTCCGACGACTACGTGGAGGCAGGTTCGCTGGCCGCCTGGTGGAAGGCTGCCGAAACCCACGCCGCCGCGGCCGTCGTCGCTCCCCTGCGCACGCCTGAAGGCACCATTCTCCGTTCCCCCCGGATCCGCCCGGCAAAGCCGGAGGTGCTGGACGCCGTCAAAGACGGACTGGCCTACCGCAGCGTGCCCTACGGACTCCTGCGCCGGGATGCGCTGCTCGCCTGCGGATTCCGCTACGCGGAAGGCGTCTTGGTCGGCGAGGACCTCGAAGCAACGTTGAAGCTGTGGTTCCGGGGAGGCCTTGTGGTGTATCCATATGCCGCACCTGCCTACCACCAAACGGATTCTTCCGGTCCGAGCCGGGTCACCAGCGCCGTTCGCCCCCTCGCCGAGGAATTCCAGTGGCTGGACGCCCTGGTCCAGTCACCCTGGATCCGCACGGCCACCCTTGCCGAGCGCCGGGCGATCGCGCTGAAGCTGCTGCGGATCCACGGCATCGGAGCCCTGGTCCGGCGCGGGTCCATGCCCGAATCCCATGGCTCACCAGTGTGGTCAGCCGCCGATCAGACGGCCTGGACCAAGGCCCGGATGCAACTCCTCGACCTGGCCGGCGGATCGCTGCCGGCACTCTCACGGCGCGATGCCGCCCTCTCGCGAGCCGCCGCCGAGGCGGGAGACGAATCACAGTTGCGTGCCGCCGTCGTCAGTCATACCCAGGCGGGCCGGCTGGGGGAACTGGCAACTGACAACCCGCTGGCCATGTTCTGCGCCGATTCAGTCCTGCGGCACTACGTAGCGGAGCGCCGGCGCACGAAATCGGGAGTCTTCACCCTCGGCTAGGCTTGAACCATGCGAATTTTGAGTGTGGTGGGCGCGCGCCCCCAGTTTGTCAAGCTTGCCCCGATCGCAAAGGCCATGGAGGGCCGGGCCGAACACGTCATTGTCCACACCGGACAGCACTACGACGAGCTCATGTCCGACGTCTTTTTCCAGGACCTGGGCATCCCGGCGCCGGACTACAACCTGGGTGTGGGCTCGGGCAGGCACGGCGAACAGACCGGCGCCATGCTTGCCGGGCTGGAAAAGGTCTTCGAGGAAGCCGAGCCCGACGTGGTGCTGGTCTACGGGGACACCAACTCCACGCTGGCTGCAGCCCTCGCCGCCGTAAAGATCCACATTCCCGTGGCGCACCTTGAAGCCGGCCTGCGCTCTTTCAACCGTCGCATGCCCGAGGAACACAACCGGGTGCTGACCGACCACGCCTCGGACCTGCTCCTCTCCCCCACCCAGGTGGGCATGGAACACCTAGCGACCGAGGGCCTGGCGGAGCGGTCGCGCATGGTGGGCGACGTCATGACCGACGTCCTGTACACCGTGCGCGACCAGCTTGCCGCACAGGGCCAGACCCTGCCCGATGGCATCACGGCGGGCAACTACTATGTCTGTACCATCCACCGCCCGGACAACACGGACGACCCCGCGCGGCTGAAAGTAATTGTGGAGTCGCTGGCCGCCCTGCGCAAGCCCGTGCTGCTCCTGGCCCACCCCCGGCTGAAGGCGCTGGCCGAATCGCACGGGATCGACCTTGCGGCCGGTTCCATCGTGCTCCATGAGCCCCTGGCCTACCCGCAGCTGGTCAACGCCGTGGCCAACAGCGCCGGCGTCGTGACCGATTCCGGCGGCCTGCAGAAGGAGGCCTTCCTGCTGCGCGTCCCCTGCACCACCATCCGCCCCGAAACCGAATGGGTGGAAACCGTGGAGTTGGGCTGGAACGTGCTGGTCAACGACGATCTGTCCCAACTGGCCGGCGCCGTGGAACGCCCCGCCCCGGCCGCGACTGATGCGGCGCCCTACGGCGACGGCCACGCGGCCCAACGGACGGTGGACGCGCTGCTCGAGGCGTTTGCAAAGTAGCTTCGCACCCGAGTACGCCTGCAGGACTTCCACGCCGGCCCGGCTAGCTGATGCTTGCCACGCCGTCCCCGGCTAGATCGCCTTCGTGCCCGCCGGCCGGCGAACAACAGTACGCACGGCTTCGGCGGCAACGCGCCCGGACGCCGCCAGCGACGCATGGTCCGCCACCCACTGGACTCTGGCGTCCGCCGATTGCATCCCGCCGAGGGTCGAATCGGCAAGGACTGCGCTCATGGCTTCCGCTACTGCCTGCGCCTCGTAGGGGGCCGCGGAGCCAAGCCCGCCTTCCGCCACGATGGCGCCGCCGTCGCCCTGGCCGGCGAAGACCACGGGCGTTCCGCACCCTGCAGCCGCGTAGATCTTGGTGGGCTTGGCAAAGTCGTAGCCCTGCCCGGGCTTGATGCTGACCAGCGCGCCGGCCGCGCCGCGGATCCATGGGGCGACCTCCGCCGGAGCAATGACTCCACCAAAGTGCACTGCTCCCGGGACCTTCGCTGCCGCCAGCGCCTTCAGGTTGGCCTCGTCCGTGCCCTGGCCAAAGAATCGGACTTCAGCGTCAGGGAACCGCTCGCGGACCAGCGGCAGGGCTTCGATGAAGATGCCCGCACCCTGCCACTCGCTCATGGTGCCGGTGTAGATAAAATACGGCTTCGCGACAGCTGCCACCGGGCCGTCCGGTGAAAACACGCCGTTGTCCACGCCATTGCCGACTACGTGGATGCGTTCGGCAGGAACGTTGAATCGGGCCACCTGCCCTGCCACCGGTTCGGAGACGGCGATGACCTTGGCCGCGCGGCGGAGCACGAAGCCCTCCAGGGCGCCCATGACGCTTTTAACCGTCTCCGGCACCTCCATGGCGGAGAGTGCCTCCGTCCACACGTCCGCTGCGTAGTAGACGAACGGACGCCTGCGCAACAGCGAGGACAGTGCCACCACCAGGCCGGTAGTGGGCGGCGGTTCCGAGACCACCATGTCCGCCTTCACCGCCAGGAGCCGGAAGAACGCCGGGATGTCGAAACTGAGGTACTGGACATAGCCGCGGACGTTCCCGCCTGGATCGCGCAGCACCGGCCAGCGGGTGAGTCTGTAGGGGGGCCGGAACACGCCCGCGCCCTTCGGGGCACGCGTGGTGATCACCTCCACCTCGGCGCCCTGCTCCACGAGTCCGTCAACGAGGGCCTTCAGGCGGAAGGCCGCCGCCCCCACTTCCGGCGCATAGAGCCGGGTGGCGACGACGACCTTCAACGGTTTTTGTTTGGCCACTAAGACGGGATCCTTACGGTGGCGCCTGTGCGGGACGACTCCAGGACGGCCTCGGCCACCACGAGGGTGTCCTGGCCCTCGGCCATGGTCACGACGTCGGTGCGCAGTCCCAGGACGGCGTCGCGGAAGGCCTCGTGCTCGGTACGCAGCGGCTCGGGCTTGGCGATGGCCAGCCTGGTCACATTGCCTTCGGACACGCCGCGGAACGCGGCCATGGAGTCCCATTCGGTGGCGATCGTGCCGTTTTCGTAGAACGTGAGGTCGGCGGTGACGGTGTCCGCCACAAACGCCCCTCTTTCACCCGTGACAATGGTCAGGCGTTCCTTCATCGGGGACAGCCAGTTCACCAGGTGGTTGGTGATGATGCCGTTCTCCAGTTTGCCGGTCGCGGCCACCATGTCCTCGTGCGGGCGTCCGCTGCGGGTGGTGGTCTGGGCGAAGATCGTTTCGAAGCGGCTCTGGGCGAGCCAGGCGGTCAGGTCGATGTCGTGCGTGCCGAGGTCCTTCACGACGCCGACGTCGGCGATCCGGGACGGGAAAGGTCCCTGCCGGCGAGTGGCGATCTGGTAGACCTCGCCGAGCTCGCCGTCGGCGATGCGCCTCCGCAGGGACTGCAGGGCCGGGTTGAAGCGCTCGATGTGGCCGACGGCCCCGACCAGTCCCTTCGCGGCGAAGGCCTCCACGAGTCGCCGGCCGGCGGGGACGCTGGCGGCGATCGGCTTCTCCACCAGGGTGTGGATGCCGGCCTCGGCGAGGGCCAGGCCCACTTCCTCATGCATGCCGGTGGGCACGGCCGCCACGGCCATGTCCAGGCCGGCGGCGATGAGCTCCTCCACGCTGTGCAGCACGGGCAGGTTCTTGGCCACGCCGTGAGGGTCGCCAAAGGCGTCCGCCACGGCCACCAGGTCCACGCCTTCCACTTCACGGATGACCCGTGCGTGGTGGCGGCCCATCATGCCCAGGCCGATGAGTCCTACGCGCAGGTTCGCCATGCTTTAGGCACCTGCCTTGACGAGCGTGTTCACGGCGGTGACAATCCGTTCGAGGTCGTCCTGCGAAAGCGACGGGTGGACCGGCAGGGAAAGGACTTCCTTCGCGGCAGTCTCCGTGTTGGGCAGGTCCTCGGTGCGGTTGAAGGAGGGCAGGCGGTGGTTGGGCACGGGGTAGTAGACGCCGGAGCCGATGTTGTACTCGGAACGCAGGCGATCGTGCAGTTCGTCACGGCCTTCCGGCACCCGGATGGTGTACTGGTGGTAGACGTGTTCGGCGCCCTCGGCCACCTTGGGGGTTCCCACCCCTTCGAGGTTGGCACTGAGGAAGGCGGCGTTGTCCTGGCGCTGCTTGGTCCAGCCTTCCACCTTGGTCAGCTGGACACGGCCGATGGCCGCATGCAGGTCCGTCATGCGGTTGTTGAAGCCAACCAGTTCGTTTTCATACTGCTTTTCCATGCCCTGGTTGCGCAGCAGGCGCAGCTTCCGCTCAACCTCGGCGTCCGACGTCGAGACCATGCCGCCCTCGCCGGACGTCATGTTCTTCGTCGGGTACAGACTGAACATGCCGAACTTCCCAAAGGTGCCCACCTTCCTGCCGTTCAGTGCCGCACCGTGGGCCTGGGCGGCGTCCTCGTACAGGTCGATCCCGTGCTTGTCGCAGAGCGCCGCGAAAGCCTCTGCGGCGAAGGGGTGTCCATAGAGGTGCACCGGCATGATGCCCTTGGTCCTGTCCGTGATCAGCGATTCCACGTGGTCCACGTCCAGCGCGTAGTGCTCCAGCTCGATGTCGGCGAAAACGGGCGTGGCCCCTGTCAGGGCCACAGAGTTGCCGGTGGCGGCGAAGGTGAAGGACGGGACAATGACCTCGTCGCCCGGCCCCACGCCGGAGGCCAGCAGGCCCAGGTGCAGTCCGGAGGTCCCGGAATTCACGGCTACGCTGGCACGCCCGTCCAGAAGCACCTGGGAGAACTCCGTTTCAAAGTCGGCCACCTGCTTCCCCTGTGCCAGCATGCCCGTGGCCATGACGGCGTCGACCGCTGCCCGTTCCTCGGCTCCGATGATGGGTTTTGCTGCGGGAATGAAGTCCTGGCTCATGCGTTGTCCTCTGCCTCTTTCAGGGAAGTTCCATCTTCACTATATTTTGCCCCGGTTTCCGGGCAGACCCAGAAACCGCCGTCCTCCTTGAGGGGGAAGCCGGCCTTGCCGACCCACCCCAGGCGGCGGGCGGGAACGCCCGCCATCAAGGCGAACGCGGGAACGTCTTTGGTGACCACGGAGCCGGCCGCGATGGTCGCCCACCGGCCAATGGTCAGCGGCGCGATGCACACGGCCCGTGCTCCCACCGAGGCGCCGTCCTCAATCGTGACCCCCACGGGCGTCCAGTCGTGGGCGCTCTTCAGGGACCCGTCCGGGCTGACAGCCCGCGGGTAGGTGTCATTGGTGAGGACCACGGCGGGGCCGATGAACACACCCTTGCCCAGGACCGCCGGCTCATAGACCAGCGCGTAGTTCTGGATCTTTGTGTTGTCGC
This genomic stretch from Arthrobacter dokdonellae harbors:
- a CDS encoding glycosyltransferase family protein, producing the protein MANGFAEAGWDVTVLTVDAGIWAEVTGTDNRLLESVDPRIKVVHASDGGSEEPNRRDLRRYSRLRIEAPYIWKELFRRRSRKGFPEDFHASWFAPASEALHRIHRQHPVNLVMASAAPYVSYKIARELADVPYVLDYRDAWSFSTFTGAEIFATTSERGLLEHEYLKGALQTWYVNDPIRDEYARRYPDTSGTMRVVPNGFDPQPGHGRPAANATLEPRIGYLGTLQYTAVPLAEFLMGWDAAFGQGAAQIAHAVFRGKLSPTGLVPADVLEIFNSGMHRGLAYEGPISKRDVASFYRSVDALLLILPPGKYVTGGKTAEYIATGLPIVSVHATDSAASTMLRHYPLWFEAQDLTPGGISAALLSCAQELADPDPAKWAAAWEFGQQFERSTTLRPAIAELRAELDRRAGHAAQPSDRSKP
- a CDS encoding glycosyltransferase family protein, coding for MNKEIRVTQLFDCADVGKTFVTEGQRQGKPWKIIQGPWTRGGTKAAYYRFLLEQASAYPRTQLWHVNMGGRAKWARGRFARPYALTLHGTDIRENYWQEQHHAVIKADVDGAGHVWYATPDNREKAERARADAEYMPIPVDIAELPTWAPAERPRVFFPSRWDASKGGDAWVQTAADVVAALAGMEVDIVGLDWGDRAPEVAAMGVQLLPKMPKAEYLREMSHAHVAVGQIAGILATSELEAMGMGIPTIFADQHAGYSADVATVSVARTDVGDAVRESLSDPPALSRRLDSVTYIRDNHGPAALLPRLEAGYRKVLEAAG
- a CDS encoding ABC transporter ATP-binding protein → MKNLRRTLGQLLPLLPANARKFLYIFAASSSVLVLVDAGALGVFALVLNQIMQSQSSGNPMKLPVLGSISDNIGLVLLVCSAAVMILKSFLNIWLQWVSTRKFADYELEIGTVLFQSYIRAPWTSRQNRSTTELVRMIDVGIANTIAGVLFPAVVLPSQALTFASVLVILVAASWQTALITVLYLGLIAAFLYLYLSKKSYEAGRVNRDSAMRMSTLVSEMLAALKEITLQDKADEVGDVVYLSREKAARSRSNIRFLAAVPKFVIDMALIGGFLLIGTVGFFNGGIGAAMTSVAIFALAGFKMVPALTTIQSQVTLVQSTLPYTELVMADIRDAEDFRKNAEKLGRTPISSEPKILELRNVEFTYPGANRPAVTDVSLRIPLGTSVGVVGQSGAGKSTLIDIFLGLLVPSAGSMTLDGVPLEDVLAAWRKRVGYVPQEVAIFDGTVAQNVALSWGSDIDEDRVRVSLQRAQLLETIEARRGGIHGRVGERGGSLSGGQRQRLGMARALYLDPLVLVLDEATSALDTATEAAVAAAIHELQGDVTVISVAHRLSTIRDSAQVLYMSEGTIESRGTFDEVVAANPNFAQQAALAGLTSLETAVEPRLK
- a CDS encoding glycosyltransferase, whose product is MTTLRRLVLLANQYPYSQGDHVFVGSEIAALAARFDEIEVFNYTPGAADTIVEMPPNVVYGGNLYGSSRTAKIKACGSPSLLARSLQITIHELRARRLACHAGRFLSAAAVGMTLAHDPRLRRSLLRPNAETSVYSFWGMGAGLLVPWLPREIRSVSLRLHRYDLYEAESGYLPFRPSLFERANRILAISESARRHLLDTYPGERLDSKIFVSRLGTAKPVEAEGPLIEGSGRTIVSCSNLIAVKRVDRILESLEQLPLDSPVTWIHFGGGVLEDDLRQRAARIDRPGLSIDIRGATPHQQIMEFYRTRRIAAFVNVSASEGLPVSIMEAISYGIPVVATDVGGTAEIVGAGLKTGELIRAAFKGPELTEALERVLTAAPQTYDPRALWARDYDAAVNARAAAALVAGR